A genomic stretch from Halichoerus grypus chromosome 5, mHalGry1.hap1.1, whole genome shotgun sequence includes:
- the PNRC2 gene encoding proline-rich nuclear receptor coactivator 2 produces the protein MGGGERYNIPAPQSRNVSKNQQQLNRQKTKDQNSQMKIVHKKKERGHTYTSSAAARQAMQNGGKSKNFSNNQNWNSSLSSPSLLFKSQTNQNYAGAKFSEPPSPSVLPKPPSHWVPVSFNPSDKEIMTFQLKTLLKVQV, from the coding sequence ATGGGTGGCGGAGAGAGGTATAACATTCCAGCCCCTCAGTCAAGAAACGTTAGTAAGAACCAGCAACAGCTTAACAGACAGAAGACCAAGGATCAGAATTCCCAAATGAAGATTGttcataagaaaaaagaaagaggacatACTTATACCTCATCAGCAGCTGCACGGCAGGCCATGCAAAATGGGGGGAAGagcaaaaatttttcaaataatcaaaACTGGAACTCTAGCTTATCAAGTCCTAGCTTACTTTTTAAGTCTCAAACTAATCAGAACTACGCTGGAGCCAAGTTTAGTGAGCCACCATCACCAAGTGTTCTTCCTAAACCACCAAGCCACTGGGTTCCAGTTTCCTTTAATCCTTCTGATAAGGAAATAATGACATTTCAACTTAAAACCTTACTTAAAGTACAggtataa